CCAGGCATTTCAAGGCGGCGGCCATTCCCATCGCACCGGAAGGTTCCGGAATGCAGCGCAGCTGTTCCCAGAAGAACTGGATGGCGGCGGACACTTCGTCGTTCGTGACAGTCATCCACTCGTCGATCACTTCGGCACAGATCTGGTAGGTGAGATCCCCAACCCGGCGCACTGCTGTGCCGTCACAGAAAATGTCCACCCGGTCCAGCGTGACGGGGTGGCCTGCCTGAATCGCAGCGGCCATGGATGCCTGATCGCACCCTTCGACCCCGATGATCCGGATGTCCGGGTAGTGCATCTTCAGCCAGGTTGCGGTCGCCGCAGCCATGCCACCGCCGCCGACCTGTAGGAATGCGACATCAAACGGACCTTTCCCCGACATGATGATTTCGTCGGCGAGTGTGCCCTGGCCGCCCATCACCGCGAGGTCGTCATAGGCATGGATATAGGTAAAGGCTTCTTCCGCCGCACACTTGTGCGCCGCCGAGCTGGCCGCATCGTAGGTGTCCCCCACCAGACGGATCTCTACATTGTCGCCGCCCAATTGACGAACGGCATGCTGTTTCATCCTCGGGGTGGCCAATGGCATGTAGATCAAAGCGCGGGTTCCCAGCTTCTTGGCGGCCAGGGCGACGCCTTGGGCGTGATTGCCGGCTGAAGCAGTGACGACGCCACGGGCCAATTCTTCGGGCGAGAGTTGAGCCATGCGGTTATATGCTCCGCGCCATTTGTAGGCTTTGATCGGTGAGATGTCTTCGCGCTTTACATAAATGGAGCAGTCGTTCCATTCGATCGCTTGGAGAGGGGTGGCCTGACCGACTTCATAGATTCGTTGCCGGGCGAAAAGGATTTCCTGGCGAACTGAGCGAATGAGCGATTCCGATGACATGGCGGCATTCAATCCTTCTGCCGGGGAAGCGCAAGCGAGGTTTGCATTTCCCGCCCTTTGCCAGACTGTGATGCCGCATGTCGAGAGATTGGAACGCCGCTTATTTGAATGATGAGACGCCCTGGGATAAGGGC
The nucleotide sequence above comes from Coraliomargarita parva. Encoded proteins:
- the ilvA gene encoding threonine ammonia-lyase, biosynthetic, producing MSSESLIRSVRQEILFARQRIYEVGQATPLQAIEWNDCSIYVKREDISPIKAYKWRGAYNRMAQLSPEELARGVVTASAGNHAQGVALAAKKLGTRALIYMPLATPRMKQHAVRQLGGDNVEIRLVGDTYDAASSAAHKCAAEEAFTYIHAYDDLAVMGGQGTLADEIIMSGKGPFDVAFLQVGGGGMAAATATWLKMHYPDIRIIGVEGCDQASMAAAIQAGHPVTLDRVDIFCDGTAVRRVGDLTYQICAEVIDEWMTVTNDEVSAAIQFFWEQLRCIPEPSGAMGMAAALKCLETLKGKRVLTVLCGANMDFEQLATIARRAAVGAARRRFLRIAIPEQAGSMYRLLEALPDSVNIVDFQYGKTDASDANPVIGFDVAPMEFDVLARALNAGGYQFSEVTSDTDVAFRLIHYESKLLSHPYFMTLDFHERPGALAGFLKAVSPHANLCYFNYVYSGERVGRALLGFEFADEADHNAFPDVLAGAHATYRAYEPVSAEVMQRILG